A portion of the Stigmatella aurantiaca DW4/3-1 genome contains these proteins:
- a CDS encoding helix-turn-helix transcriptional regulator, with protein sequence MKQARKRAGMTQAEAAEGIGIAPEVYGRMERGGVLPSVPTLLRMCLILGSGPHELMGFAEVESGQSAPGANTVPPGLSDTPEKRCLLRRLARLDSPRLKALARLVALLLSGR encoded by the coding sequence TTGAAGCAGGCACGCAAGCGGGCAGGCATGACTCAAGCAGAAGCAGCCGAGGGCATCGGCATCGCTCCCGAGGTGTACGGGCGCATGGAGCGGGGGGGCGTACTGCCGAGCGTTCCAACGCTGTTGCGCATGTGCCTGATTCTCGGCAGCGGCCCCCATGAACTGATGGGGTTTGCCGAGGTGGAGTCGGGGCAGAGTGCCCCCGGGGCAAACACGGTGCCCCCTGGCCTGAGTGACACGCCCGAGAAGCGCTGCCTATTGCGCCGCCTCGCTCGCCTGGACAGTCCGAGGCTCAAGGCACTGGCGCGGTTGGTCGCCTTACTTCTGTCGGGGCGCTGA
- a CDS encoding RNA polymerase sigma factor: MSSDPPDEESRTSSAQAESSRTSVETTDSDASPESGEAITPHQEQGRSSDALSDAELMHRIAQGDPAALTLLRNKHAPYLRTVLPEWCAEDIQQDVFEIILKSASTFDLSRPLRPWLKAIARNKFARYAKAQVGPSKSLIAEQSGDTLTSAHDLLEKEVDAIKLHEALAKLSTSDQKLLEDIYLEELDHSTVARNLNISPINLRVRLFRARKKLLEILTKGSKQ, translated from the coding sequence ATGTCGAGCGATCCTCCTGATGAGGAAAGTAGAACTTCTTCTGCTCAAGCAGAATCAAGTCGGACATCGGTAGAAACGACGGACAGTGACGCGTCTCCAGAATCCGGCGAGGCAATAACTCCTCATCAAGAACAGGGCCGCAGTTCTGACGCACTGTCAGACGCAGAGCTAATGCACAGGATTGCACAAGGGGATCCAGCTGCACTCACTCTTCTTCGCAACAAACATGCTCCGTATCTTCGGACGGTTCTTCCCGAATGGTGTGCAGAGGACATCCAACAAGACGTATTCGAAATTATCCTAAAGTCTGCGTCCACATTTGACCTCTCCCGCCCGCTGCGCCCATGGCTGAAGGCAATCGCTCGAAATAAATTCGCCCGGTATGCTAAAGCGCAGGTAGGCCCCTCAAAGAGCCTGATTGCCGAGCAGAGCGGCGACACGCTCACGAGCGCTCACGACCTTCTAGAGAAGGAAGTGGATGCAATCAAACTCCATGAGGCGCTGGCAAAACTATCTACTAGCGACCAGAAACTGCTAGAAGACATCTACTTGGAGGAACTCGATCATTCTACGGTGGCCAGGAATCTCAATATTTCGCCTATCAATCTTCGAGTCCGTCTCTTCCGAGCGCGCAAGAAGCTTCTTGAGATTCTGACGAAAGGATCAAAGCAATGA